In Rhodospirillum rubrum ATCC 11170, a genomic segment contains:
- the ihfB gene encoding integration host factor subunit beta: MTKSELIARIAERNPHLYQRDVERIVSTIFDEIADALARGDRVELRGFGAFSVKRRDARMGRNPRTGETVDVDAKVAPYFKTGKQLRELLNGGESESDDD; this comes from the coding sequence ATGACCAAGTCGGAATTGATCGCACGCATTGCCGAGCGAAACCCCCATCTTTATCAAAGGGATGTGGAACGGATCGTTTCGACCATCTTCGACGAGATCGCCGACGCCCTGGCGCGCGGCGACAGGGTCGAATTGCGCGGCTTTGGCGCTTTTTCCGTGAAACGACGCGACGCCCGCATGGGCCGCAATCCACGCACTGGCGAAACCGTGGATGTTGACGCGAAGGTCGCCCCCTATTTCAAGACCGGGAAGCAGTTGCGCGAACTGCTCAACGGCGGCGAGTCCGAGTCCGACGACGACTGA
- the rpsA gene encoding 30S ribosomal protein S1, which produces MAFRCPLIRPGGGSERPSACLRNDSGRSRRLSKGADDRPQSHGRDHGDSTRPRWGTDFFVFKTAGTNRQAGKHDAYERINQHMADSAQDLAFTAENFESLLNEQLGESGGLEGSVLTGTVIGVSGDFAVVDVGLKSEGRVPLKEFSRGGDDAEIKIGDTVDVFVERYEDKDGLIVLSRDKARREEAWNELEKAFNDNQRVRGLIHSRVKGGFTVDLSGAIAFLPGSQVDIRPVRDIGPLLGQPQVFQILKMDRARGNIVVSRRAVLEETRAEERSKLMETLREGEILEGVVKNITDYGAFVDLGGVDGLLHVTDISWKRINHPTEALSIGQTVKVQVIRFNAETQRISLGMKQLEADPWEGVAAKYPVGTKFVGRVTNITDYGAFVELEPGVEGLVHVSEMSWTKKNVHPGKIVSTSQEVEVMILDVDPDKRRISLGLKQTMANPWSEFLEGHPIGTEVEGEIKNITEFGLFIGLTGDIDGMIHLSDLDWNRSGDEAVKDYKKGDVVQAKVLDVDVEKERISLGVKQLGEDPYREATADLRKNQIVTCVITMVQENGIEVDVNGAIGFIRKSDLARERADQRPERFAVGEKVDAKVINMDKSNRRMTLSIKAREMDEEKQAMAEYGSADSGASLGDILGAALKQAQEKARTGDDE; this is translated from the coding sequence TTGGCGTTCCGGTGTCCGCTCATCCGCCCCGGCGGAGGGAGCGAACGCCCGAGCGCTTGTTTGCGTAACGACTCCGGCCGCTCCCGCCGTTTATCGAAAGGGGCGGACGACAGACCACAAAGCCATGGCCGTGACCATGGCGACTCGACCCGGCCCCGGTGGGGTACGGATTTTTTCGTTTTCAAGACCGCCGGAACCAACCGGCAGGCCGGAAAACACGACGCCTACGAAAGGATAAATCAACACATGGCTGATTCAGCCCAGGATCTGGCCTTCACGGCCGAGAATTTCGAGTCGTTGCTGAACGAGCAGCTCGGTGAATCGGGCGGCCTCGAGGGTTCGGTGCTCACCGGCACCGTCATTGGTGTTTCGGGCGATTTCGCCGTGGTCGACGTCGGGCTCAAGTCCGAAGGCCGCGTGCCGCTCAAGGAATTCTCCCGTGGTGGCGACGACGCCGAGATCAAGATCGGCGATACCGTCGACGTGTTCGTCGAGCGCTACGAGGACAAGGACGGCCTGATCGTCCTGTCGCGCGACAAGGCGCGGCGCGAAGAGGCTTGGAACGAGCTCGAGAAGGCCTTCAACGACAACCAGCGGGTTCGCGGCCTGATCCACAGCCGGGTCAAGGGCGGCTTCACCGTCGATTTGTCGGGTGCCATCGCCTTCCTGCCGGGCAGCCAGGTTGATATCCGCCCCGTCCGCGACATCGGCCCGCTTCTCGGCCAGCCCCAGGTCTTCCAGATCCTCAAGATGGACCGGGCCCGTGGCAACATCGTCGTGTCGCGCCGCGCCGTTCTCGAAGAGACCCGCGCCGAGGAACGCTCCAAGCTCATGGAGACCCTGCGCGAGGGCGAGATCCTCGAAGGCGTCGTCAAGAACATCACCGATTACGGCGCGTTCGTCGATCTGGGCGGTGTGGACGGCCTGCTGCACGTCACCGACATCTCCTGGAAGCGTATCAACCACCCGACGGAAGCCCTGTCGATCGGCCAGACCGTCAAGGTCCAGGTCATCCGCTTCAACGCCGAAACCCAGCGCATCAGCCTGGGCATGAAGCAGCTTGAAGCCGATCCGTGGGAAGGCGTCGCCGCCAAGTACCCCGTCGGCACCAAGTTCGTTGGCCGCGTGACCAACATCACCGATTACGGCGCGTTCGTCGAACTCGAGCCCGGCGTCGAAGGCCTGGTTCACGTTTCCGAAATGTCCTGGACCAAGAAGAACGTCCACCCGGGCAAGATCGTCTCCACCAGCCAGGAAGTCGAGGTGATGATCCTCGACGTCGATCCCGACAAGCGTCGGATCAGCCTGGGCCTGAAGCAGACGATGGCCAACCCGTGGTCCGAGTTCCTCGAAGGCCACCCGATCGGCACCGAAGTCGAAGGCGAGATCAAGAACATCACCGAATTCGGTCTGTTCATCGGTCTGACTGGCGACATCGACGGCATGATCCACCTGTCCGACCTGGACTGGAACCGCAGCGGCGACGAGGCGGTGAAGGACTACAAGAAGGGCGACGTGGTGCAGGCCAAGGTTCTCGACGTCGACGTCGAGAAGGAGCGCATCAGCCTGGGCGTCAAGCAGCTGGGCGAGGATCCCTACCGGGAGGCCACCGCCGACCTGCGCAAGAACCAGATCGTCACCTGCGTCATCACCATGGTGCAGGAGAACGGCATCGAGGTTGACGTCAACGGCGCCATCGGCTTCATCCGCAAGTCCGATCTGGCCCGCGAGCGCGCCGATCAGCGGCCCGAGCGTTTCGCCGTCGGCGAAAAGGTCGATGCCAAGGTCATCAACATGGACAAGTCCAACCGTCGCATGACCCTGTCGATCAAGGCCCGCGAGATGGACGAGGAAAAGCAGGCGATGGCCGAATACGGCTCCGCCGACTCGGGCGCCTCGCTCGGCGATATCCTTGGCGCCGCCCTCAAGCAGGCCCAGGAAAAGGCCCGCACCGGCGACGACGAGTAA
- the cmk gene encoding (d)CMP kinase produces the protein MIIAIDGPAASGKGTLARRLATQLRFAYLDTGKLYRAVGMAVIKGGADPHDAKAALAAARALDPATLGDRLLSTDTAGKAASVVGAIPEVRAALLDLQRDFATHPPQGAPGAVLDGRDIGTVVCPEAEVKIFVTASVEVRAHRRLQELRSGGHDVKEDDVLRDMRERDARDSGRAVAPMAIAADAVVLDTSRMTAEQALTAALDILAHKSQKT, from the coding sequence ATGATTATCGCCATCGACGGCCCCGCCGCCTCGGGCAAGGGAACGTTGGCGCGCCGGCTCGCCACGCAGTTGCGCTTCGCCTATCTCGACACCGGTAAACTCTACCGCGCCGTCGGCATGGCGGTGATCAAGGGCGGGGCCGATCCCCACGATGCAAAAGCCGCCCTTGCCGCCGCCCGGGCGCTTGATCCCGCCACCCTTGGCGACCGGCTGCTGTCGACCGACACGGCGGGCAAGGCCGCTTCGGTGGTTGGCGCCATTCCCGAGGTCCGCGCCGCCCTGCTTGATCTGCAGCGCGATTTCGCCACCCACCCGCCGCAGGGCGCGCCGGGCGCCGTGCTTGATGGCCGTGACATCGGCACCGTCGTCTGCCCCGAGGCCGAGGTGAAGATCTTCGTGACCGCCAGCGTCGAGGTTCGGGCGCACCGACGGCTTCAGGAGTTGCGAAGCGGCGGACACGATGTTAAGGAAGACGACGTATTGCGCGACATGCGGGAGCGCGATGCCCGTGACAGCGGGCGGGCGGTGGCGCCTATGGCGATTGCCGCCGATGCCGTTGTTCTCGACACCTCCCGTATGACGGCCGAGCAGGCTTTGACCGCCGCGCTCGACATCCTGGCCCACAAGTCCCAAAAGACCTGA